TAACGCTTATTCTATTTTTATATTGTATACCGACAGAAAAGAGTTTTGCAAAAATATTTTTTGTTTTCTGTACGTTATAACTCGTTCTAAACAGTTTTGACATTGCAAACCTGATAAGAACGATTATATTCCGGGTTTGCAAATTTATTAATGATTCTTTATGTTTAAACGCTGTTTTAATTTTTATCATATAAACCTGTCACTTATTTTTCGGCAATATATATTGAGCAAATTCCAAAACTGAGCTTATAAATCCTGACATTACTAAAACCCACCTGTTTTAAAATCACAGCAAAATCATCGCCCTGCGGAAAATTCATTACGGTTTCAAAAAGATAAGTGTATGCCATATTATCTTTTGAAATCATTTTACCTATTAAAGGTAATATCCATCGAAAATAAAAAAGATATATCTGTTTGAAAGGAAAAGCTGCAGGCCTTGAGAATTCAAGGATTACAGCAACACCTTTTTCATTCAAAACCCTGAGTATTTCACTTAAACCCATTTTCAGGTCTTTAAAATTTCTTACGCCGAAAGCTACTGTTACTGCATCAAAACTTTTATCAGTAAATGGAATGCTTTCAGAACTCCCGGTAATAAACGCTATCTTTTCCCCGAGATTTTTTTTTTTAATTTTATGCTTAGCTATTTCCAGCATTGTTTCGGCTATATCAATAGCTGTAATTTTTTGAGGATTCAATTTTATTGCTTCAATTGCAAAATCTCCGGTACCTGTTGCTACATCCAGTATCTGTGTGGGCTTATAAGGTATGAGCAATTTAATTGCTTTTCTTCGCCATATTTTATCAATTCCAAAAGATAAAAAATGATTCAGAAAATCGTAATGCGAAGCAATATTGTTAAACATTTGCTGAACATTCGTATTATACGGTTTAAGCGTTGAAGGATTTTTCATCAATATTATCCGACCAAAATATTAGCTGTTGAATATCTATATTTCGCACTCCCCTGTCGCATTGTCATTGCAAATGCCAGTGTCAATGGACCAGTACGGCCAATAAACATAGTTAAAATCAAAATCAATTTTCCTGCATCGCTCATGAAAGGAGTGATACCTGTTGATAATCCTACCGTTCCAAATGCTGAAATATCTTCAAAAAGAATTTGAATAGGTAAAATATCCGGCTCGGTAATCATCAGTAAAAGCGAGCCTGTAAAAGTAACGGTTACTGCAAAAAACAATATAGCCAATGCTTTTTTAAATAAATCAGCCGTAACGGTATGCCGGAACATTTCTACATTTTTTTTACCTCTAATAGTTGACCATACCGTAGATAAAACGATAGCAAATGTAGAAGTTTTAATACCACCACCTGTTGACCCCGATGAAGCTCCTACAAACATCAGGAACAACATAAAAAATAGTATCGGCATTCCAAGCCGTGAATAATCTACAGTATTGAATCCTGCTGTACGCGGGGTAACCGACTGAAACAACGAAATAACAAAACATTCAAAAGCATTTTTACCGGCCAGTGTATTATTCTTTTCTAACAAGTAGAATACTATAGTGCCCAATATTATTAACCCGAATGAAGTATACACAGCTATTTTTGTCCCAACAGCAATCTGTTTCCAGGGATGCTTTAACCTTTCGCGTAAATTTTTAACACTGAACATATCTGTTAGTGATGCAAACCCAATACCTCCCAGGAAAA
The nucleotide sequence above comes from Bacteroidales bacterium. Encoded proteins:
- the ubiE gene encoding bifunctional demethylmenaquinone methyltransferase/2-methoxy-6-polyprenyl-1,4-benzoquinol methylase UbiE, producing the protein MKNPSTLKPYNTNVQQMFNNIASHYDFLNHFLSFGIDKIWRRKAIKLLIPYKPTQILDVATGTGDFAIEAIKLNPQKITAIDIAETMLEIAKHKIKKKNLGEKIAFITGSSESIPFTDKSFDAVTVAFGVRNFKDLKMGLSEILRVLNEKGVAVILEFSRPAAFPFKQIYLFYFRWILPLIGKMISKDNMAYTYLFETVMNFPQGDDFAVILKQVGFSNVRIYKLSFGICSIYIAEK